One uncultured Carboxylicivirga sp. genomic window, TTAGATATAAAAGATTTACTTCACAGCTTTATAAGTAAAAGAAATAAAAACTAAGTTACTAATTGGAGTTTTATGGATTTAGTTACAGTTGCTGTTTGTACTTACAATAGTAGCGAATATATTATTGAAACATTAGAAAGTATAGCAAAGCAGACTTACATGGAAATTGAGTTAATTGTAAGTGATGATGCTTCTAATGATAATACGATAGATTTAGTTGAAGAATGGCTTAATTCTGAAATTAATAAACATCGATTTATTAAATCCCAACTATTAAAGGTTAAGAAGAATACAGGTGTTCCAGCAAATGCTAACCGGGCATTGAACGCCTCAAATGGTAAATGGATTAAATATATTGGCGCAGATGACGTATTATTACCTTCCTGTATTACAGATAATATTTATGAAGTAACTAAAAACACAAAAATAAAGGTGCTGTTTTCAAAACTGGATGTTTTTCTAAATACTTTTCACGAGAGTAATTATTTATATACAACACCCAACGAAATTAAACAGAATAGTATTTTATGGCCCCAACGGAATTCTCAAGAACAATACAAAATGTTATTAATCT contains:
- a CDS encoding glycosyltransferase encodes the protein MDLVTVAVCTYNSSEYIIETLESIAKQTYMEIELIVSDDASNDNTIDLVEEWLNSEINKHRFIKSQLLKVKKNTGVPANANRALNASNGKWIKYIGADDVLLPSCITDNIYEVTKNTKIKVLFSKLDVFLNTFHESNYLYTTPNEIKQNSILWPQRNSQEQYKMLLISDRIHFTPSVFLHNDTLKKNGGFDERFKLLEDYPLWLKLTKAGVRLYFMNKKTVFYRKHSKAINNSVKEHIINPNYFSSESMRRIYTYPYLPLLLCICQRYNWIVSQIFRIEILNTNNRFNLFLYNLLLIYLNPGKYLIWFIKRLPVKKDSIYTYC